The following is a genomic window from Salvelinus fontinalis isolate EN_2023a chromosome 11, ASM2944872v1, whole genome shotgun sequence.
gagaggaaagATACaggcagaaagagaaagagagatatcaAATAGTCAAATATCTATTGATAACAGGCTAATATCTGTCTGGCATAGGACTGGTACAATTACCGTAGAACCAACGGTTATGGATAAAATAACAGTCATAACCGTAAAATGTGGAAGGAAAAAATGTGGAACGAACAGCAGACTCAAGACAGAACGGCAGGGCATCCGTACGGTTGAGTGTTTCTGCGGTAACGTGGACTCTTAACAACGTTATGAAACGttgttgctccttgctgaaaTGTACATTGTTCATTCGAATGAACTGATGTGGCTCAaatggccgccagtccacccctcatgccatcattgacttgaatggggatgccCGTTCTATTCGTTCTATTTCTATGGCGGCACATGCAGTCACGAGCGGAGAGGAAAAACGGTTATTACGGAGAGCACAgtcatttggctggccaattaccgtcatccaaaattccatgaccgtcacagccctagtcTGACATAACACTTACCGCACGTTCCATAACACCGTGTGTTCAAACAAAGCAGGGGAGAGGGAGCAATCAATCACCAATCATCACACATTCAACTGGAGCTTCAGAGGACTAGATTTGGAATAGGGtgagcgcgcgtgtgtgtgtgtgtgtgtgtgtgtacacatctgTAGAATGTGTGAGTGAGTATACAGTTTGTCTCACCTCCTTGTGGTCCTCCATAACAGTGAGTATGGTGTCTATGGTGCTGAGGATCCCCAGAGCCATCACCgtcttgtcttcactctcctcatACTCTTCACTCTGTAGCACCTTGGTGAAGATCTCAGCCTGGAAAGACACATATGCAGGGGGTGTTAAGGCTTTCTTTCGCGTGTTTCGGTGTGGCTGTGCACGCTTAAaaagacctttgcttgaaaaacGAGGGGGGGAAATAAAAATTAAAATcgacaatagtactgtttgtccatcttgagacgccgtagccaAAATAGTCTGAATTGATCTATATCATGCCGAGGAGATCTTAGtcacgcaattttacatctaactaagatgtatGGTGCAGTATTTCTCCGCCACCGAATTCGGCTTGCCTCGAGAGAAAACTTTTCACGAACAGCCAAAAAAAAAAACCTAGCCGAAGACCAATCAaacaaaaacatcacaaaatgttgtcataatatatgcacaaactgttccAGATAGGAAGCATGCAGACGCcttttcacacacacagagacagacacagagagagagacagacacaaaggttAGATGCACTCTTACTTCTCACTCTTTATGTAGGATCATACTGGTGAAGATCGTATACATACAAagactcttacacacacacacacacacacacacacacaggtaaacagTAGAGCAGGCCAGTGGAGGCGTACCAGGTTCTGGGTCATGTCGACGGCGATGACAGCCACTTCCTGGTTGTACTCGCAGATCATCTTCTGAATGACATTAGTGAGGTCATCGTTCTCCGTCTCCTTGATGACGTGGAGCAGCTCCTGCATGACAGGCCGGATGTAGGGCCTGATGTAGACCTTagctaaagagagggagagagagggttcagagtgtgtgtgtgtgctagcgaCGCTTGTGCatttgtgtatgcatgtgtgcacGTCCATGCGTGTGTGTGAACCTCAGACCTTGCTCCTGGTTGCTGACCAGTGTCTGCAAGGCGATAGCAGCCTCCACCTTGACGGGCATCTCCTTGTCTGCTACGAGGCCCTGTTTGACCAGCTCCACCGCATTCCTCAGGACCAACTCGTTATGGAAATGCAGCGGGCTGAACGAATGCAGCACCCAGCACGACTGAAGACAAACACAGGGTCACAATCAGTGATCTAAATACCACACGGATGGGCATCACTATCAGTGTGGAGCCGATCCACATTATGTACAAATCAGCACTGTCCACTTCCAGTCACCAAAATGTGCAGTGGTGCTTCCCAACACGATCACCAGCCTGAAGATGGCCAGTAAGTAAAATAGCAGGGGTGAGGAGGGTAAAGATATGCAGAAAGCTGAAGGGGGATGTTTAATCTATATAGAACAGGACTGACAGACCATTCTGACTCACATGGATGGACTGTAGCATCCAACAGGACTGTAGGTATAAAGAGGGAAGGAGCCATTTTAAAGATCAAAGAACTGctaacacacaatcacacacattcttctatttttattttacctttatttaactagaaaagtcagttaagaacaaattcttatttcaatgacggcctaggaacagtgcgataactgccttggtcaggggcagaatgacagatttgttccttgtcagctctgggattcgatcttgcaacctttcggttactagtccaacgctctaaccactaggctaccttccacccTACATGTTCTTACACACCCATTCTCAGCTCCATGAGAAGTGTTGGGTTAGAGGGTCCCTGGAGTGAAAgcgcgcgcgcgtgtgtttgtgtgtgtgtgtgtgtctcaccctggcCCGGAGGTATCCCAGAGGGGAGTTGAGTAGAGGGAACACATAGTTCTGTAACATCAGCTCCATCTGCTCCCTGTACACCCGCTTCTACAGGACGACAACAGGAAGAGAAGACTCAGTCACAGATAGACTAAACAGGTAATAAAACAAGGGGGGAAAGTACAGAGACAGCCACACTTGCTGACCTTCAATAAGAGTTCGGCCAGTGAGCCGATGACGTGCAGCGCCCCATCCTTCCTGCGGGGGTCAGCAGAGGGCTCCATCATGATTTGGTGGCAGAACTCCATCATCTGGGGAAGAACctggcaagggggggggggggggggggggggggagcagtgATGCAAGTCATACAGAGCAGTGATGCAAGTCATATCAGAGAAGACTCAGTTAAGGAAGGGAAATGAGGAAAGTAATCTATTTAGGACTGTTGGGTAGTTTTTGTTAGGTTCTAGTGTGGTTCTCCACTCACCTCCTTCCTCTTGCGGGCTGCTTTACACAGGAGGCTCTGGGCGGCGGTGGCAGGGAGGGCATGGTCATCATACACATCTGGAACAGAGAATGAAACCCAGCCAAGATCACAACATCTCTATTCTATGGAAGCCATACATTTTCAAGCTACCATGCCATTATGTATACTGACCATTCAATGTCCCTCTACCTCCATAACTACTAACTGATTGAGTTATGGAACGTGTGTCTACTCACTGAACTTCATGCGGATGTACTCGTATGGATCCTCCTGCCACAGTTTCTCATCCTCGTCTTTGTAACACATCAGAGGGAAGATCACCTCTTGGCTGATGGTCTGTGGAacgcacagtacacacacactcaggttaACTACTAAAAGTGGAATTGTAACATAGTTTTCAGAAGCATAGCAGTATTCTGATTAGCTCAATTACTAAGTATATAAAACAGCAGATCTAAATGCTGACATAAAGATTAGACAAATTTAACTTTGATCATCACCTGCCACATACTGTAACTCAATCCAAAGTTGTAATGTCACAACCTTATGACAGACACACCACCGGTATAACAATGTCTAATTTCACACATAATCCCACATTTGTGATGGAAAAGCACTATATATATAAATCAAATCCATTATTATTGACGTGTCACAGAGGGACAGGTGTAGTGGTGTCTGTCTGACCCGCCTGCATGTGTGGCTTCATGTGTTTCCAGGTGAGGGAGTGAGACAGGCCCTGGTTCAGGTAGTTAAGAGACTTCTGGAGGACGTGAGGCGTGACATACTGCTTCTGACGGTGTTGGTCCAGCACCTTCAACAGGACCTGAAGGAGACCACCCAGAGACGAGGTCACAACAGAAGGAACCGGGTCAGACTAAACAGAAGACTactgctgctcacacacacacaacattggtAGATGTGGACTAACAGACATCTATACATAATGTTACAAACTCTTACCTGTTGGATCCCTACAGCGTACGTCTTCAAGAAAAAGTCTGCAAACTCAACGTACTCCTTTGTCACGTTGCCTGGGCTTCCGTACCTACCACACAAGTATAGAACAACATGGTTAGACTGAAAAAAAGGCTACGATCCACAAACACATTCACATCAACATACATCCAAATTCATCAACACACAAATACATCTCCCGTGCCCCCTCACCTCTCGAACAATCTGGTGATGATGTGTAGGGCCCACTTCTTACTCTTCCACCACACCAAGTCGGGACGGTCGTCCTCATCCACCTCCAACGTCTCctagcaaccacacacacaacagaggTTCGCTACTCCCCTTCAATAGACAACGTAGGTCGAAGAATTCGCAGAAGGCAGACAGGCCTACACAATGAAGGATGAAATAAAACTTACTGGGGGGACATCTCTGTCCATAACAGCTCTGAGGAGCTCCATCCACTGGGTAATGACTGTGTTATTAATCAGCTGGAGAGGCAGGGAGTACTGTAGGAGCAGAATAGAGACACACTGGTATTAGTATCACACAAACGTGCACACGCATGCCACATGCAGTCAGTCACAGACACTTGCGCGcgcacagtcagtcagtcacacagtcCCTTCTCTCACCTGTACGAGTGCGTGGAAGATCTTGAGGATCTGTTTCTGTATGAGGACAGAGAAGATGGTGCCGTCAGGCAGTAGCTGGGTGACGAGCTGTTGTATACGGGGCAGGAAGATCTGCATGGCTGCTAGCAACGGATCCCTCTCCTCCGCCTTCTtatacctgacacacacacacacagcacgtcAGCAAGAGACAGCACGCAGACGTGATATCATCGACAACAGGCTGGGTGCAATGACTGAAAAATGTGAATGGAATATTCATTTATATCATTCCGCTTATACACTAGAACTACTAAACTAGGACTGAAAATGGTGGCTCATAACACAGCACCGTTACGACTTGATCACCAGTGAGAGTGACGGGTCCTCAGGTGGGACAAACAGCGCCGGTTGGTTGACTCACTCGTAGGTCTTGACCAGCTGGTAGAGGGCCAGCAGGCTGCCGTACCAGCTGCCACTGTTCTGACACTGCAGATACAGGCCAATCTTATCCACTATGGCCGTCCAGCGCCCGGGGAAGTCGTGCTTTATGATGGCTCGCAAACACACTGTCAACTGGGCCCTGggagagagaatacacacacatacatcagcATTGTATTCTTTCTATAACATGCCATCACTAAATGATCCTCCCATCCCTCTTCATTGGGCACTTGTAGTCACAGATTATCTAAACAGTCAAGTGACCCGGTTTCAAAGGCTCtaggtagagcagagcagaggaccGGAGCAGGGCACCACCTGCCCTGAGTATCAGGCTAAGAGGTAAGGGTTA
Proteins encoded in this region:
- the LOC129865230 gene encoding importin-8-like isoform X3, coding for MDPNRIIQALKGTIDPNLRIAAENELNQSYKIINFAPTLLQIIVSEQVEFPVRQAAAIYLKNMVSQYWQDREPSLGEVVFPFNIHENDRTQIRDHIVEAIIQCPESIRAQLTVCLRAIIKHDFPGRWTAIVDKIGLYLQCQNSGSWYGSLLALYQLVKTYEYKKAEERDPLLAAMQIFLPRIQQLVTQLLPDGTIFSVLIQKQILKIFHALVQYSLPLQLINNTVITQWMELLRAVMDRDVPPETLEVDEDDRPDLVWWKSKKWALHIITRLFERYGSPGNVTKEYVEFADFFLKTYAVGIQQVLLKVLDQHRQKQYVTPHVLQKSLNYLNQGLSHSLTWKHMKPHMQTISQEVIFPLMCYKDEDEKLWQEDPYEYIRMKFNVYDDHALPATAAQSLLCKAARKRKEVLPQMMEFCHQIMMEPSADPRRKDGALHVIGSLAELLLKKRVYREQMELMLQNYVFPLLNSPLGYLRARSCWVLHSFSPLHFHNELVLRNAVELVKQGLVADKEMPVKVEAAIALQTLVSNQEQAKVYIRPYIRPVMQELLHVIKETENDDLTNVIQKMICEYNQEVAVIAVDMTQNLAEIFTKVLQSEEYEESEDKTVMALGILSTIDTILTVMEDHKEITQQLEGICLQVIGLVLQKPIIEFYEEILSLAFGLTCQSISPQMWQLLAVLYEVFQHDCFDYFTDMMPLLHNYVTVDTDMLLSNPKYLEVIYTMCKKVLTSDAGEDAECHAAKLLEVIVLQCRGRGIDQCIPLFVEAVLERLTRGVKSSELRTMCLQVAIAALYYNPALLIHTLDNMHFPHTPQPITAHFINQWMNDTEFFLGLHDRRMCIIGLSVLMELPSRPLVVEGIAAQIVPSVLLLFLGLKHLYFSRLNKPDLLACTGVPEEDQNEEIPSDEDEVNENCNAMMQQQTCTRVGHEDDDEEEEDDEDYWDEEGLEGTPLEEYNTPLEYDNGEDEYQFFTAALLRVQNTDQPWYQSLTTPLSDDQKKQLQEIYSLSQQRRSTAAKGQ
- the LOC129865230 gene encoding importin-8-like isoform X2 translates to MDPNRIIQALKGTIDPNLRIAAENELNQSYKIINFAPTLLQIIVSEQVEFPVRQAAAIYLKNMVSQYWQDREPSLGEVVFPFNIHENDRTQIRDHIVEAIIQCPESIRAQLTVCLRAIIKHDFPGRWTAIVDKIGLYLQCQNSGSWYGSLLALYQLVKTYEYKKAEERDPLLAAMQIFLPRIQQLVTQLLPDGTIFSVLIQKQILKIFHALVQYSLPLQLINNTVITQWMELLRAVMDRDVPPETLEVDEDDRPDLVWWKSKKWALHIITRLFERYGSPGNVTKEYVEFADFFLKTYAVGIQQVLLKVLDQHRQKQYVTPHVLQKSLNYLNQGLSHSLTWKHMKPHMQTISQEVIFPLMCYKDEDEKLWQEDPYEYIRMKFNVYDDHALPATAAQSLLCKAARKRKEVLPQMMEFCHQIMMEPSADPRRKDGALHVIGSLAELLLKKRVYREQMELMLQNYVFPLLNSPLGYLRARSCWVLHSFSPLHFHNELVLRNAVELVKQGLVADKEMPVKVEAAIALQTLVSNQEQAKVYIRPYIRPVMQELLHVIKETENDDLTNVIQKMICEYNQEVAVIAVDMTQNLAEIFTKVLQSEEYEESEDKTVMALGILSTIDTILTVMEDHKEITQQLEGICLQVIGLVLQKPIIGMAEFYEEILSLAFGLTCQSISPQMWQLLAVLYEVFQHDCFDYFTDMMPLLHNYVTVDTDMLLSNPKYLEVIYTMCKKVLTSDAGEDAECHAAKLLEVIVLQCRGRGIDQCIPLFVEAVLERLTRGVKSSELRTMCLQVAIAALYYNPALLIHTLDNMHFPHTPQPITAHFINQWMNDTEFFLGLHDRRMCIIGLSVLMELPSRPLVVEGIAAQIVPSVLLLFLGLKHLYFSRLNKPDLLACTGVPEEDQNEEIPSDEDEVNENCNAMMQQQTCTRVGHEDDDEEEEDDEDYWDEEGLEGTPLEEYNTPLEYDNGEDEYQFFTAALLRVQNTDQPWYQSLTTPLSDDQKKQLQEIYSLSQQRRSTAAKGQ
- the LOC129865230 gene encoding importin-8-like isoform X1, yielding MDPNRIIQALKGTIDPNLRIAAENELNQSYKIINFAPTLLQIIVSEQVEFPVRQAAAIYLKNMVSQYWQDREPSLGEVVFPFNIHENDRTQIRDHIVEAIIQCPESIRAQLTVCLRAIIKHDFPGRWTAIVDKIGLYLQCQNSGSWYGSLLALYQLVKTYEYKKAEERDPLLAAMQIFLPRIQQLVTQLLPDGTIFSVLIQKQILKIFHALVQYSLPLQLINNTVITQWMELLRAVMDRDVPPETLEVDEDDRPDLVWWKSKKWALHIITRLFERYGSPGNVTKEYVEFADFFLKTYAVGIQQVLLKVLDQHRQKQYVTPHVLQKSLNYLNQGLSHSLTWKHMKPHMQTISQEVIFPLMCYKDEDEKLWQEDPYEYIRMKFNVYDDHALPATAAQSLLCKAARKRKEVLPQMMEFCHQIMMEPSADPRRKDGALHVIGSLAELLLKKRVYREQMELMLQNYVFPLLNSPLGYLRARSCWVLHSFSPLHFHNELVLRNAVELVKQGLVADKEMPVKVEAAIALQTLVSNQEQAKVYIRPYIRPVMQELLHVIKETENDDLTNVIQKMICEYNQEVAVIAVDMTQNLAEIFTKVLQSEEYEESEDKTVMALGILSTIDTILTVMEDHKEITQQLEGICLQVIGLVLQKPIIGMAEFYEEILSLAFGLTCQSISPQMWQLLAVLYEVFQHDCFDYFTDMMPLLHNYVTVDTDMLLSNPKYLEVIYTMCKKVLTSDAGEDAECHAAKLLEVIVLQCRGRGIDQCIPLFVEAVLERLTRGVKSSELRTMCLQVAIAALYYNPALLIHTLDNMHFPHTPQPITAHFINQWMNDTEFFLGLHDRRMCIIGLSVLMELPSRPLVVEGIAAQIVPSVLLLFLGLKHLYFSRLNKPDLLACTGVPEEDQNEEIPSDEDEVNENCNAMMQQQTCTRVGHEDDDEEEEDDEDYWDEEGLEGTPLEEYNTPLEYDNGEDEYQFFTAALLRVQNTDQPWYQSLTTPLSDDQKKQLQEIYSLSQQRRSTAAKGQW